In Brassica rapa cultivar Chiifu-401-42 chromosome A06, CAAS_Brap_v3.01, whole genome shotgun sequence, a single window of DNA contains:
- the LOC103873098 gene encoding O-glucosyltransferase rumi homolog isoform X2, with protein MRNSPSYGSSGGHSRHFDTILSPLVKTGAGASNRSYAFFSFFLFLLLGVFLTTRLLLDPSVLIAKETALVTETLKAGESPKYPQSTKLITEKPKEFKLNCPAFSDNATVTCPRDNYPTSLLPGSRKDDSGRSPPATCPDYFRWIHEDLRPWEKTGITREALERANATANFRLAIIDGRIYVEKLREAFQTRDVFTIWGFVQLLRRYPGKIPDLELMFDCVDWPVVKAAAFGGFEQLTPPPLFRYCGNNETLDIVFPDWSYWGWAEVNIKPWESLLKELKEGNQRSKWVDREPYAYWKGNPTVADTRLDLMKCNVSEGHDWKARLYQQDWARESKEGYKQSDLASQCHHRYKIYIEGSAWSVSEKYILACDSVTLLVNPHYYDFFTRGMLPGQHYWPVKEDDKCRSIKFAVDWGNQHKLKAQDIGKKASEFVQQELKMDYVYDYMYHLLTQYSKLLRFKPEIPKNSTELCSETMACPRDGNERKFMMESLVTHPAETGPCTMPPPYDPASFFSVLKRRQSTARRIEQWESKYWRKHNQTRS; from the exons ATGAGGAACTCTCCGTCGTATGGATCATCGGGAGGGCACTCTCGTCATTTCGACACCATCTTGTCTCCCCTTGTCAAAACCGGCGCCGGAGCTTCCAACAGATCCTAcgctttcttctccttcttcctcttcctcctcctcggcGTTTTTCTTACTACGCGCCTCCTCCTCGATCCCTCC GTGTTAATAGCGAAAGAAACGGCGTTAGTGACGGAGACCCTAAAAGCTGGTGAATCCCCAAAATACCCTCAGTCGACTAAGCTAATAACGGAAAAGCCAAAGGAGTTCAAACTAAACTGCCCCGCTTTCTCCGACAACGCCACTGTAACTTGCCCAAGGGACAACTATCCGACGAGCCTCCTTCCCGGCAGCAGAAAAGATGACTCCGGGCGTTCTCCACCCGCCACGTGTCCCGACTACTTCCGCTGGATCCACGAGGATCTACGGCCGTGGGAGAAGACCGGGATCACGAGGGAAGCGTTGGAGCGCGCCAACGCGACGGCGAACTTCCGCCTTGCGATCATCGACGGTAGGATCTACGTCGAGAAGCTCCGAGAGGCTTTTCAGACGAGAGACGTGTTCACGATATGGGGATTCGTGCAGCTTCTACGGAGGTATCCGGGAAAGATTCCGGATCTCGAGCTCATGTTTGACTGCGTTGACTGGCCGGTAGTGAAGGCGGCGGCGTTCGGCGGATTTGAACAGTTAACGCCACCGCCTCTGTTCCGTTACTGTGGGAACAACGAGACGCTTGACATCGTGTTTCCTGATTGGTCTTATTGGGGATG GGCTGAGGTGAATATAAAGCCGTGGGAGAGTTTGTTGAAAGAACTCAAAGAAGGCAACCAGAGGAGCAAATGGGTAGACAGAGAGCCTTATGCTTACTGGAAAGGGAATCCGACGGTCGCTGATACAAGACTGGATCTCATGAAGTGTAATGTCTCCGAGGGGCATGACTGGAAAGCTCGTTTGTACCAACAG GACTGGGCCCGGGAATCAAAGGAAGGTTACAAGCAGTCAGACTTGGCAAGCCAATGCCACCACAG ATACAAGATTTACATAGAAGGGTCTGCATGGTCGGTGAGCGAGAAGTACATTCTGGCTTGTGACTCGGTGACATTGCTGGTGAACCCTCATTACTACGATTTCTTCACACGGGGTATGTTACCTGGTCAACACTATTGGCCCGTCAAGGAAGACGACAAATGCCGCTCCATTAAATTTGCCGTCGATTGGGGCAACCAGCACAAGCTAAAG GCACAAGACATAGGAAAGAAGGCGAGTGAGTTTGTGCAGCAAGAACTTAAGATGGACTATGTGTACGATTACATGTACCATCTCTTAACTCAATACTCTAAACTCCTCCGGTTTAAACCCGAGATTCCTAAGAACTCTACCGAGCTCTGCTCAGAGACAATGGCGTGCCCCAGGGATGGTAATGAGCGGAAGTTTATGATGGAATCGCTTGTGACACACCCTGCAGAGACTGGTCCTTGCACCATGCCGCCTCCTTATGATCCGGCGTCGTTTTTCTCGGTTCTGAAAAGGAGGCAGAGTACGGCTAGAAGAATCGAACAGTGGGAGAGTAAGTACTGGAGGAAGCATAACCAGACTCGTTCGTAA
- the LOC103873098 gene encoding O-glucosyltransferase rumi homolog isoform X1 encodes MQQQGGTMRNSPSYGSSGGHSRHFDTILSPLVKTGAGASNRSYAFFSFFLFLLLGVFLTTRLLLDPSVLIAKETALVTETLKAGESPKYPQSTKLITEKPKEFKLNCPAFSDNATVTCPRDNYPTSLLPGSRKDDSGRSPPATCPDYFRWIHEDLRPWEKTGITREALERANATANFRLAIIDGRIYVEKLREAFQTRDVFTIWGFVQLLRRYPGKIPDLELMFDCVDWPVVKAAAFGGFEQLTPPPLFRYCGNNETLDIVFPDWSYWGWAEVNIKPWESLLKELKEGNQRSKWVDREPYAYWKGNPTVADTRLDLMKCNVSEGHDWKARLYQQDWARESKEGYKQSDLASQCHHRYKIYIEGSAWSVSEKYILACDSVTLLVNPHYYDFFTRGMLPGQHYWPVKEDDKCRSIKFAVDWGNQHKLKAQDIGKKASEFVQQELKMDYVYDYMYHLLTQYSKLLRFKPEIPKNSTELCSETMACPRDGNERKFMMESLVTHPAETGPCTMPPPYDPASFFSVLKRRQSTARRIEQWESKYWRKHNQTRS; translated from the exons ATGCAACAGCAAGGAGGGACGATGAGGAACTCTCCGTCGTATGGATCATCGGGAGGGCACTCTCGTCATTTCGACACCATCTTGTCTCCCCTTGTCAAAACCGGCGCCGGAGCTTCCAACAGATCCTAcgctttcttctccttcttcctcttcctcctcctcggcGTTTTTCTTACTACGCGCCTCCTCCTCGATCCCTCC GTGTTAATAGCGAAAGAAACGGCGTTAGTGACGGAGACCCTAAAAGCTGGTGAATCCCCAAAATACCCTCAGTCGACTAAGCTAATAACGGAAAAGCCAAAGGAGTTCAAACTAAACTGCCCCGCTTTCTCCGACAACGCCACTGTAACTTGCCCAAGGGACAACTATCCGACGAGCCTCCTTCCCGGCAGCAGAAAAGATGACTCCGGGCGTTCTCCACCCGCCACGTGTCCCGACTACTTCCGCTGGATCCACGAGGATCTACGGCCGTGGGAGAAGACCGGGATCACGAGGGAAGCGTTGGAGCGCGCCAACGCGACGGCGAACTTCCGCCTTGCGATCATCGACGGTAGGATCTACGTCGAGAAGCTCCGAGAGGCTTTTCAGACGAGAGACGTGTTCACGATATGGGGATTCGTGCAGCTTCTACGGAGGTATCCGGGAAAGATTCCGGATCTCGAGCTCATGTTTGACTGCGTTGACTGGCCGGTAGTGAAGGCGGCGGCGTTCGGCGGATTTGAACAGTTAACGCCACCGCCTCTGTTCCGTTACTGTGGGAACAACGAGACGCTTGACATCGTGTTTCCTGATTGGTCTTATTGGGGATG GGCTGAGGTGAATATAAAGCCGTGGGAGAGTTTGTTGAAAGAACTCAAAGAAGGCAACCAGAGGAGCAAATGGGTAGACAGAGAGCCTTATGCTTACTGGAAAGGGAATCCGACGGTCGCTGATACAAGACTGGATCTCATGAAGTGTAATGTCTCCGAGGGGCATGACTGGAAAGCTCGTTTGTACCAACAG GACTGGGCCCGGGAATCAAAGGAAGGTTACAAGCAGTCAGACTTGGCAAGCCAATGCCACCACAG ATACAAGATTTACATAGAAGGGTCTGCATGGTCGGTGAGCGAGAAGTACATTCTGGCTTGTGACTCGGTGACATTGCTGGTGAACCCTCATTACTACGATTTCTTCACACGGGGTATGTTACCTGGTCAACACTATTGGCCCGTCAAGGAAGACGACAAATGCCGCTCCATTAAATTTGCCGTCGATTGGGGCAACCAGCACAAGCTAAAG GCACAAGACATAGGAAAGAAGGCGAGTGAGTTTGTGCAGCAAGAACTTAAGATGGACTATGTGTACGATTACATGTACCATCTCTTAACTCAATACTCTAAACTCCTCCGGTTTAAACCCGAGATTCCTAAGAACTCTACCGAGCTCTGCTCAGAGACAATGGCGTGCCCCAGGGATGGTAATGAGCGGAAGTTTATGATGGAATCGCTTGTGACACACCCTGCAGAGACTGGTCCTTGCACCATGCCGCCTCCTTATGATCCGGCGTCGTTTTTCTCGGTTCTGAAAAGGAGGCAGAGTACGGCTAGAAGAATCGAACAGTGGGAGAGTAAGTACTGGAGGAAGCATAACCAGACTCGTTCGTAA
- the LOC103873099 gene encoding heavy metal-associated isoprenylated plant protein 31: MSMTVEIRVPNLDCEGCASKLKKTLLKLKGVEEVEVEMESQKVTARGYRLEEKKVLKAVRRAGKAAEPWPYRLGNSHFASFYKYPSYVTNHYYSDAHRTDPTGGVHTFFHTPAVYSVAVAGDEIAASMFSDDNPHACTIM, encoded by the exons ATGTCT ATGACAGTGGAGATAAGAGTTCCAAACTTGGATTGTGAAGGATGTGCTTCTAAGCTTAAGAAGACTCTACTCAAGCTCAAAG GAGTGGAAGAAGTGGAAGTAGAGATGGAAAGCCAAAAAGTGACAGCTCGAGGATACCGGTTAGAGGAGAAAAAGGTTTTGAAAGCGGTACGACGGGCCGGTAAGGCAGCTGAACCGTGGCCATACCGCTTAGGTAATAGCCACTTTGCATCTTTCTATAAATATCCATCTTATGTGACCAACCACTATTACTCCGATGCCCACCGTACCGATCCCACCGGTGGTGTCCACACTTTCTTCCACACTCCGGCCGTTTACTCCGTTGCAGTGGCCGGCGATGAGATCGCGGCTTCGATGTTTAGTGATGATAATCCACATGCTTGTACCATTATGTAA
- the LOC103873101 gene encoding probable polygalacturonase: MIRLVFGILVLFAIFRFPTIESRSHHPSAYSGIEFPALNCRKHKAVITDFGGVGDGKTSNTKAFRTALSKLSDLASDGGAQLLVPPGKWLTGSFNLTSHFTLFIQKGATILASQDESEWPVVPPLPSYGKGRDGTGTGRFNSLISGTNLTDVVITGNNGTINGQGQYWWDKFKKKQFNLTRPYMIELLFSQNIQISNITLVDSPSWHIHPVYCNNVIVKSITIIAPVDVPNTDGINPDSCTNTLIEDCYIVSGDDCIAVKSGWDQYGIKFGMPTQQLSIRRLTCISPKSAGVALGSEMSGGIKDVRIEDVTLINTESSVRIKTAAGRGAYVKDIYARRFTMKTMKYVFWMSGNYNQHPDEGYDPKALPEVSNINFSDMTAENVTMSASLAGIDKDPFTGICISNVNITLSAKPKEVQWNCTDVAGVTSRVKPEPCSLLPEKKTEGKNMDCMFPSDLIPIESVVLKKCSL, translated from the exons ATGATTAGGTTAGTGTTTGGTATATTAGTCCTTTTTGCTATATTCCGTTTCCCGACGATTGAATCACGCAGCCACCATCCTTCGGCGTATTCCGGGATTGAGTTTCCTGCATTAAATTGCCGGAAACACAAGGCGGTAATAACTGATTTTGGAGGAGTTGGAGATGGGAAAACTTCCAATACGAAAGCGTTCAGAACGGCCTTAAGCAAGCTCAGCGACCTGGCGAGCGACGGTGGAGCTCAACTCTTAGTTCCTCCTGGAAAATGGCTCACCGGAAGTTTTAACCTAACCAGCCACTTCACATTGTTCATCCAAAAAGGTGCCACCATCCTTGCATCTCAG GATGAATCTGAATGGCCAGTGGTCCCTCCACTGCCATCGTACGGAAAAGGAAGGGATGGAACCGGAACCGGGAGATTCAACAGTCTCATCTCCGGTACAAACCTAACCGACGTGGTCATAACCG GTAACAACGGGACGATCAACGGACAGGGACAGTATTGGTGGGATAAATTCAAAAAGAAGCAGTTTAATTTGACTAGACCGTATATGATCGAACTCTTGTTCTCCCAAAATATTCAGATCTCCAATATCACTTTGGTCGATTCTCCGTCGTGGCATATTCATCCTGTCTACTGTAATAACGTCATCGTCAAATCAATCACCATTATCGCTCCCGTTGATGTTCCCAACACCGATGGAATCAATCCAG ATTCATGCACCAACACACTGATCGAAGATTGTTACATAGTCTCCGGAGACGACTGCATCGCCGTTAAAAGTGGTTGGGACCAATACGGAATCAAGTTCGGAATGCCGACTCAACAACTCTCGATCAGACGGCTCACATGCATCTCCCCGAAAAGCGCAGGAGTAGCCTTAGGAAGCGAGATGTCGGGAGGAATCAAAGACGTCAGAATCGAAGACGTGACACTAATCAACACTGAATCCTCCGTCAGAATCAAAACCGCTGCGGGACGTGGCGCTTACGTCAAGGACATTTACGCTAGGAGATTCACGATGAAGACGATGAAATACGTTTTCTGGATGAGTGGAAACTACAACCAGCATCCTGACGAAGGGTACGATCCCAAGGCGTTGCCCGAAGTTTCTAACATCAATTTCAGTGATATGACGGCTGAGAACGTCACCATGTCGGCTAGTCTCGCTGGGATTGATAAAGATCCGTTTACGGGTATTTGTATTTCGAATGTGAACATAACTTTGTCGGCTAAGCCTAAGGAGGTGCAGTGGAACTGTACTGATGTGGCTGGAGTTACGAGCAGAGTTAAGCCTGAGCCGTGCAGTTTGTTGCCGGAGAAGAAAACTGAAGGGAAGAATATGGACTGTATGTTTCCATCTGATTTGATTCCGATTGAGAGTGTTGTCTTGAAGAAATGCTCTCTTTGA